The proteins below come from a single Nocardiopsis gilva YIM 90087 genomic window:
- a CDS encoding histidine phosphatase family protein, producing the protein MPETRRVICWRHGQTAWNTEKRFQGQTDIPLNDTGMAQARSAAALLARLRPDAIIASDLRRAADTADCLAARTGLTVEHDKGLRERYGGSWEGLTTAEIHERWPEENARMAIPDGEDLQAVGERVQEAIVRGLASVPENGLLVVASHGAALRAGINRMLGLPPELRQALGPLGNCSWSLLGPLRIGGWRLLEHNAASLPEERILSDDR; encoded by the coding sequence GTGCCCGAGACCCGCCGTGTCATCTGCTGGCGCCATGGCCAGACCGCCTGGAACACCGAGAAGCGCTTCCAGGGGCAGACCGACATCCCGTTGAACGACACCGGGATGGCGCAGGCGCGCAGCGCGGCAGCGCTGCTGGCCCGGCTGCGGCCGGACGCGATCATCGCCTCCGACCTCCGCCGCGCTGCCGACACCGCGGACTGCCTGGCGGCGCGGACCGGGCTGACGGTCGAGCACGACAAGGGCCTGCGGGAGCGGTACGGGGGCTCATGGGAGGGCCTGACCACAGCGGAGATTCACGAGCGGTGGCCTGAGGAGAACGCCCGGATGGCCATCCCCGACGGGGAGGACCTGCAGGCCGTGGGGGAGCGCGTGCAGGAGGCCATTGTGCGCGGCCTGGCCAGTGTCCCGGAGAACGGCCTGCTGGTCGTGGCCAGCCACGGCGCGGCCCTGCGCGCCGGGATCAACCGGATGCTGGGGCTGCCGCCGGAGCTGCGGCAGGCGCTGGGGCCGCTCGGCAACTGCTCGTGGTCGCTCCTCGGGCCGCTGCGCATCGGGGGTTGGCGGCTGCTGGAACACAATGCGGCGAGTCTGCCCGAGGAGCGCATCCTCAGCGACGACCGCTGA
- a CDS encoding AI-2E family transporter produces the protein MSAPGTNGMPRWLPRAMILAIWIVIVFGVAGWMLLQLRGLLILLLISLFLALALEPAVNWLNQRGWPRGLATAVVLLGAFGVFLLFVSVLGSMLIGQVLDFVNQLPAMSRALLRWVNATFNTSFDPVLLLDEISDLSGTLERYASSAAENALAAGTTVLTLVFNGLAIALFTFYLTADGPKFRRTLCSVLPPRTQSEVLRAWEIAISKTGGYIYSRALLALISTGAHYVALLVLDVPYAFALALWIGVISQFIPTVGTFIGGALPVLVALLQGPFDAMWLLIFITLYQQFENYLLQPRITARTLDMHPAVAFGSVIAGAAILGAPGALLALPVGASLQAFLGVYIKRYEVAEHPLLDAVEGVEETEEPAEEKTAQRPAVATGSGGNDPVE, from the coding sequence ATGAGCGCCCCAGGCACTAACGGCATGCCCAGGTGGCTGCCCCGGGCCATGATCCTCGCCATCTGGATCGTGATCGTCTTCGGCGTGGCCGGATGGATGCTGCTCCAGCTCCGCGGCCTGCTGATCCTGCTGTTGATCTCGTTGTTCCTCGCACTGGCCCTGGAACCCGCGGTCAACTGGCTCAACCAGCGCGGCTGGCCGCGGGGGCTGGCCACCGCCGTGGTCCTGCTGGGCGCCTTCGGCGTCTTCCTGCTGTTCGTCAGCGTCCTGGGCTCGATGCTCATCGGGCAGGTGCTGGACTTCGTCAACCAGCTCCCCGCGATGAGCAGGGCGCTCCTGCGCTGGGTCAACGCCACGTTCAACACGTCGTTCGACCCGGTGCTGCTCCTGGACGAGATCTCCGACCTCAGCGGCACACTGGAGCGCTACGCCAGCAGCGCCGCCGAGAACGCACTGGCCGCCGGCACCACGGTGCTGACGCTGGTGTTCAACGGTCTGGCGATCGCGCTGTTCACCTTCTACCTGACCGCCGACGGGCCGAAGTTCCGCCGGACCCTCTGCTCGGTCCTGCCGCCCCGGACGCAGAGCGAGGTGCTGCGCGCCTGGGAGATCGCCATCAGTAAGACGGGCGGGTACATCTACTCCCGCGCGCTGCTGGCGCTGATCTCGACCGGGGCGCACTATGTCGCGCTGCTGGTGCTGGACGTCCCCTACGCGTTCGCGCTGGCGCTGTGGATCGGCGTGATCTCCCAGTTCATCCCGACCGTCGGCACCTTCATCGGCGGCGCGCTGCCCGTTCTGGTCGCCCTGCTGCAGGGGCCGTTCGACGCCATGTGGCTGCTGATCTTCATCACGCTGTACCAGCAGTTCGAGAACTACCTGCTGCAGCCGCGGATCACCGCCCGCACCCTGGACATGCACCCGGCGGTCGCGTTCGGGTCGGTCATCGCGGGCGCCGCGATCCTGGGCGCCCCGGGCGCGCTGCTGGCGCTGCCGGTCGGGGCGAGCCTGCAGGCGTTCCTCGGCGTCTACATCAAGCGCTACGAGGTGGCCGAGCACCCCCTGCTCGACGCCGTCGAGGGTGTCGAGGAGACCGAGGAACCGGCGGAGGAGAAGACCGCACAACGTCCAGCGGTCGCCACCGGGAGCGGCGGAAACGACCCCGTCGAGTGA
- a CDS encoding DUF427 domain-containing protein, which translates to MSLTIGGGPLAADAPKTVNYTVDSPRHSLFMEPFPRRVRAEIGGRTVLDSDRGYLVHETNLLPVLYVPEEDIRQGVLHPSDHTTHCPYKGDATYRHVKVGERVVDNAVWSYPQPKDEAYWLRGLVALYWDAADAWYDEGERVYGHLLDPYHRVDTRRSSTIVRVSVGDQVVALSANPVVLSETGLPNRYYLPPDDVRRELLTPSTTRTYCPYKGGASYWNIRIGDREIADAAWTIPHPLKEGQDVRDHFCFLHDEVAIDLERA; encoded by the coding sequence ATGTCACTCACCATCGGCGGCGGGCCGCTCGCCGCAGACGCGCCCAAGACCGTGAACTACACCGTCGACTCACCGCGGCACTCGCTGTTCATGGAGCCGTTCCCGCGGCGGGTCCGGGCCGAGATCGGCGGGCGGACGGTGCTCGACTCCGACCGGGGCTACCTGGTGCACGAGACCAACCTGCTGCCCGTGCTCTACGTCCCGGAGGAGGACATCCGGCAGGGGGTGCTGCATCCCAGCGATCACACCACGCACTGCCCGTACAAGGGGGATGCCACATACCGCCACGTCAAGGTCGGCGAACGCGTCGTGGACAATGCGGTGTGGTCCTATCCGCAGCCCAAGGACGAGGCCTACTGGCTGCGCGGCCTCGTCGCGCTGTACTGGGACGCCGCCGACGCCTGGTACGACGAGGGCGAACGGGTCTACGGCCACCTGCTCGACCCCTACCACCGCGTCGACACCCGCCGCTCGTCCACGATCGTCCGGGTCTCGGTCGGCGACCAGGTCGTCGCGCTGTCCGCCAACCCCGTGGTGCTCTCGGAGACCGGGCTGCCCAACCGCTACTACCTGCCGCCGGACGACGTGCGCCGCGAGCTGCTGACGCCCAGTACGACCCGGACCTACTGCCCCTACAAGGGCGGGGCCTCCTACTGGAACATCCGCATCGGCGACCGGGAGATCGCCGACGCCGCCTGGACCATCCCGCACCCGTTGAAGGAGGGCCAGGACGTGCGGGACCACTTCTGCTTCCTGCACGACGAGGTGGCCATCGACCTCGAAAGGGCGTGA
- a CDS encoding GroES family chaperonin produces MLHDRLLVRETPEKGERRSSAGLVIPETVKMATRLVWGEVCGAGTGARHIKTGDRVLFNPEDQHEVELQAERYLVLRERDVHAIASEHPTQGTGLYL; encoded by the coding sequence ATGCTGCACGACCGCCTGCTCGTGCGCGAGACGCCGGAAAAGGGAGAGCGGCGCAGCAGCGCTGGTCTGGTCATTCCGGAGACCGTGAAGATGGCGACCCGCCTGGTCTGGGGCGAGGTCTGCGGGGCGGGGACCGGAGCCAGGCACATCAAGACGGGCGACCGGGTGCTGTTCAACCCGGAGGACCAGCACGAGGTCGAACTCCAGGCAGAGCGCTACCTGGTGCTCCGGGAGCGCGACGTCCACGCGATCGCCAGCGAGCACCCCACGCAGGGCACCGGCCTCTACTTGTGA
- a CDS encoding ATP-dependent DNA helicase, whose amino-acid sequence MTELPDVETLLDAAVSALGGARRDGQVAMAAAVDDAIAAEEHLVVQAGTGTGKSLAYLVPAIHHALRTDSTVVVSTATIALQRQLIDRDLPRLAEALSPLLGREPTFAILKGRRNYLCRQRLQTADDEPEDAALFDPHQLSSLGRQVKRLHEWADVTITGDRDELVPGVSDLAWRQVSVSANECVGASACPFGQECFAEQARADAGGVDIVVTNHAMLAIGAMQGYQLLPDHRVLVVDEAHELTDRVTSVATLALSERSVTTAAKRAARLCEAGLTDRLTETGEGLGLMFADEEPGRIDHIPEGLAGAVASVRDAAHACITAIGPASGEQDPETTTARKLALAALEEVHDSAVGVLESFEPPLRDRRDVVWLAKGGKQAPSLHVAPLAVGGLLREKLWGDRTAVLTSATLALGGTFDTLAMQWGLGRQTVLEAQEARPAAARGRAAGPVHDPRPGTDASDAEATQATESDEAEPDPTSAGEPRWRGLDVGSPFNHARSGILYVAKHLPTPGRDGLAPSYIDEIAELIEASGGRTLGLFSSMRAATQATEELRERLDFEILCQGDDSTGQLVGRFAEDEESCLFGTLSLWQGVDVPGPSLQLVIVDRIPFPRPDDPLASARQRSVGAHGGNGFMAVAATHAALLLAQGTGRLLRSMNDRGVVAVLDPRLAKARYSGFLRSSLPPYWGTTDPEVARAALRRLAAAPVTASPE is encoded by the coding sequence GTGACTGAACTTCCCGATGTCGAAACCCTGCTGGACGCCGCGGTCAGCGCGCTCGGCGGCGCGCGCCGCGACGGCCAGGTGGCCATGGCCGCCGCCGTCGACGACGCCATCGCGGCCGAGGAGCACCTGGTGGTGCAGGCCGGGACCGGCACCGGGAAGTCCCTGGCCTATCTGGTCCCCGCCATCCACCACGCGCTGCGCACCGATTCCACCGTGGTCGTCTCCACGGCCACCATCGCCCTCCAGCGCCAGCTCATCGACCGGGACCTTCCGCGCCTGGCCGAGGCCCTGTCCCCGCTGCTCGGGCGTGAGCCCACGTTCGCCATCCTCAAGGGGCGGCGCAACTACCTGTGCCGGCAGCGCCTGCAGACCGCCGATGACGAGCCCGAGGACGCCGCCCTGTTCGACCCGCACCAGCTCTCGTCGCTGGGGCGCCAGGTCAAACGCCTGCACGAGTGGGCCGACGTGACCATCACCGGCGACCGCGACGAACTGGTGCCCGGGGTCAGCGACCTCGCCTGGCGGCAGGTCTCGGTGTCCGCCAACGAGTGCGTGGGCGCGTCGGCGTGCCCGTTCGGCCAGGAGTGCTTCGCCGAGCAGGCGCGGGCCGACGCCGGAGGCGTCGACATCGTCGTCACCAACCACGCCATGCTCGCCATCGGTGCGATGCAGGGCTACCAGCTGCTGCCCGACCACCGCGTGCTGGTAGTCGACGAGGCCCACGAGCTCACCGACCGGGTGACGTCCGTGGCCACCCTCGCCCTGAGCGAGCGGTCGGTGACCACCGCCGCCAAGCGTGCCGCGCGGCTCTGCGAGGCGGGGCTCACCGATCGGCTGACCGAGACCGGCGAGGGCCTGGGGCTGATGTTCGCCGACGAGGAGCCCGGCCGCATCGACCACATCCCCGAGGGCCTGGCCGGTGCGGTGGCCAGTGTCCGCGACGCCGCGCACGCCTGCATCACCGCCATCGGCCCGGCCAGCGGCGAGCAGGACCCGGAGACCACCACGGCGCGCAAGCTCGCGCTGGCCGCGCTGGAGGAGGTCCACGACTCCGCCGTGGGCGTCCTGGAGTCCTTCGAACCGCCGCTGCGCGACCGCCGCGACGTCGTTTGGCTGGCGAAGGGCGGCAAACAGGCGCCGAGCCTGCACGTCGCCCCGCTGGCCGTCGGCGGCCTGCTGCGCGAGAAGCTGTGGGGCGACCGCACGGCGGTGCTGACCTCGGCCACGCTCGCGCTCGGCGGAACCTTCGACACGCTGGCCATGCAGTGGGGCCTGGGGCGGCAGACCGTCCTGGAAGCGCAGGAGGCACGTCCCGCGGCGGCCCGTGGTCGCGCCGCCGGGCCCGTCCACGACCCCCGGCCCGGCACCGACGCGTCGGACGCCGAGGCCACTCAGGCCACGGAGTCCGATGAGGCGGAGCCGGACCCCACGTCGGCGGGCGAACCGCGCTGGCGGGGCCTGGACGTCGGATCTCCCTTCAACCACGCCCGCAGCGGCATCCTGTACGTCGCCAAGCACCTGCCGACACCGGGCCGCGACGGCCTGGCGCCCAGCTACATCGACGAGATCGCCGAGCTGATCGAGGCCTCGGGCGGGCGTACGCTCGGCCTCTTCTCCTCGATGCGGGCCGCCACCCAGGCCACGGAGGAACTGCGGGAGCGTCTCGACTTCGAGATCCTGTGCCAGGGCGACGACTCCACCGGCCAGTTGGTCGGCCGCTTCGCCGAGGACGAGGAGTCCTGCCTGTTCGGCACGTTGTCGCTATGGCAGGGGGTCGACGTCCCGGGGCCGTCGCTGCAGCTCGTCATCGTCGACCGGATCCCGTTCCCGCGCCCGGACGACCCGCTGGCCTCGGCGCGCCAGCGCTCCGTGGGCGCGCACGGAGGCAACGGGTTCATGGCCGTGGCCGCCACCCACGCGGCGCTCCTGCTGGCCCAGGGCACCGGGCGCCTCCTGCGCTCGATGAACGACCGGGGTGTGGTCGCGGTGCTCGACCCGCGCCTGGCGAAGGCCCGCTACAGCGGCTTCCTGCGCTCCTCGCTGCCCCCGTACTGGGGCACCACCGACCCCGAGGTCGCCCGCGCCGCCCTGCGCCGCCTGGCGGCGGCTCCGGTGACCGCGAGCCCGGAATGA
- a CDS encoding DUF6315 family protein yields the protein MKRDLTALCCDCGAIRQVSAHNGIGEAQSAYGHARCVVRRVCRSCGYRTDHAYLRDDADRDELEDALKLDDALAAEALDEEVEQLRLCGIDIGHAPVPAIWDGQPVGMVTQRLSDRSYAIVLDPESSVVARLKLIDMIWNELSIGDNEDRWYIQPAEDDSPGYAVRLFGYRVRR from the coding sequence ATGAAGCGGGATCTCACCGCCCTGTGCTGCGATTGTGGCGCGATCCGACAGGTCAGCGCACATAACGGCATAGGCGAAGCACAATCCGCGTACGGGCACGCGCGCTGCGTGGTCCGCCGGGTGTGCCGGTCCTGCGGATACCGGACCGACCACGCCTACCTACGCGACGATGCCGACCGCGACGAACTGGAGGACGCGCTCAAGCTCGACGACGCCCTCGCGGCCGAGGCACTGGACGAGGAGGTCGAGCAGCTGCGGCTATGCGGGATCGACATCGGGCACGCCCCGGTCCCCGCCATTTGGGACGGACAGCCGGTGGGCATGGTCACCCAGCGCCTGTCCGACCGGTCGTACGCCATCGTGCTCGACCCGGAGTCCTCGGTCGTCGCCCGGCTCAAGCTCATCGACATGATCTGGAACGAGCTGTCCATCGGCGACAACGAGGACCGCTGGTACATCCAGCCCGCCGAGGACGACTCCCCCGGCTACGCCGTCCGCCTGTTCGGCTACCGGGTGCGCCGCTAG